The Saccharopolyspora gloriosae genome has a segment encoding these proteins:
- a CDS encoding pyridoxamine 5'-phosphate oxidase family protein — MRPETHTACPADAESAGVRADEAFRREPGRRGPDADRRDPADLPGSDGEHLLQTAYGTEKRARRFYDDQVLDHLNARMREFIGRIEMAFVATADGHGECDSSLRAGPPGFIEVLDDRHLAYPEYRGNGVFASLGNISENPHIGLLMVDFAEDLIGLHVNGGARIVEDAELRELHPQLPVEFDRGRTPERWVVVEVEEAYIHCRKHIPRMVPVLRKRSWGTDDPKRKAGNYFVP; from the coding sequence GTGCGCCCCGAAACTCACACCGCCTGCCCGGCCGACGCGGAGTCCGCCGGAGTCCGCGCGGACGAAGCGTTCCGGCGCGAACCGGGCCGACGCGGCCCGGACGCCGACCGGCGGGACCCCGCCGACCTGCCCGGATCCGACGGCGAGCATCTGCTGCAGACCGCCTACGGAACCGAGAAGCGCGCGCGGCGCTTCTACGACGACCAGGTCCTCGACCACCTCAACGCCCGGATGCGCGAGTTCATCGGCCGGATCGAGATGGCCTTCGTGGCCACCGCCGACGGCCACGGGGAATGCGACTCCAGCCTCCGCGCCGGTCCGCCCGGTTTCATCGAGGTCCTCGACGACCGCCACCTCGCCTATCCCGAGTACCGCGGCAACGGCGTGTTCGCCAGCCTCGGCAACATCAGCGAGAACCCGCACATCGGCCTGCTCATGGTCGACTTCGCCGAAGATCTGATCGGTCTGCACGTCAACGGCGGTGCGCGGATCGTGGAGGACGCCGAGCTGCGCGAGCTGCACCCGCAGCTGCCCGTCGAGTTCGACCGCGGCCGCACTCCTGAGCGCTGGGTGGTCGTCGAGGTGGAAGAGGCCTACATCCACTGCCGCAAGCACATCCCGCGAATGGTCCCGGTACTGCGCAAACGCAGCTGGGGAACAGACGACCCCAAACGCAAAGCAGGCAATTACTTCGTTCCCTGA